In Cheilinus undulatus linkage group 16, ASM1832078v1, whole genome shotgun sequence, one DNA window encodes the following:
- the jtb gene encoding protein JTB, with translation MESDCRIPVACCRPRVLVLHALFWGLVSLRVFGAALLSDEKTTAPKAQIEPCWIHEDFVVTAECSQCNAFQTRSWSACGATGYVERVNCTRSNRDEYKSCRSVVMEEHLFWKFEAAMLALTALFAILVVVRQRSLDRLASEKVRRQIESI, from the exons ATGGAGAGCGACTGTCGGATCCCCGTGGCCTGCTGTCGACCTCGAGTCCTCGTCCTCCACGCCCTGTTTTGGGGTCTTGTGTCCCTCAG GGTGTTTGGAGCGGCGCTGCTGAGTGACGAGAAGACCACAG CCCCAAAGGCTCAAATTGAACCCTGCTGGATACATGAGGACTTTGTGGTGACTGCAGAATGCTCTCAGTGTAACGCCTTCCAGACG AGGTCGTGGTCGGCGTGCGGAGCCACAGGATACGTGGAGAGAGTGAACTGTACTCGCAGCAACAGAGACGAGTATAAAAG CTGTCGCTCTGTGGTGATGGAGGAACATCTCTTCTGGAAGTTCGAGGCAGCCATGTTGGCTCTGACGGCGTTGTTTGCCATCCTGGTCGTCGTTCGTCAGCGCTCGCTCGACCGCCTGGCCTCGGAGAAAGTCCGCCGCCAGATCGAGTCCATCTAG